Proteins encoded by one window of Ursus arctos isolate Adak ecotype North America unplaced genomic scaffold, UrsArc2.0 scaffold_22, whole genome shotgun sequence:
- the CEP295 gene encoding centrosomal protein of 295 kDa isoform X2, which yields MTEVTGARRWPPRRRTNGCWDAGGPRPPVPCVSELLFPIPGPCFSETLYLKYPEMKRKVVNAGKLRLSPNEEAYILKEDYERRRKLRLLQVREQERGIALQIREDIKQRRNQQLTRLAEELRTEWKESQTQKIKNLEKLYLASLRSMGEGHQQAKENEPDLNALARRAAERRRKAEMRHKEALKLQKNKKEELVKQKTWHITARKEALLVEKERSAKITSLPPPPPTLFENIELKRTSNVKTGRSTYHHLCAFVNREMDTQQPDPHLAAEEEAKRSEERQKQAAQERVEQCEKAHVRGFQAMKKIHLAQTQEKLMKELRQLQQEDLARRRQTVARMPPQLVELPHKRSEMKEDWQRELEFAFEDMYNADRMKGNLILHLEPEPLPTVTDKIQDEELDLSMEQESLGETENIPVTEAETICSIEADVPLAIKTHQVPSKILFKKLLNRIRSQKSLWTIKSTSEDESEVITTLSETESKAPTVESGATVSEERTSSSGQDQVAESDTLTVDSGPITSEEKPLSLDTDSEKEQEIKEAQPITAVAQSSVLLHPQEEAAKIRMAARQKQIMEIEEQKQKQLELLEQIEQQKLRLETDCFKAQLEEEKRTRTQQTGVGTAPAPCTVTSDEDNHRQMIRNYQQQLLQQNRFHRQSVETARKRLLEYQTMLKGKYSSGLATSLIPESVISVLPQNSERPTVLSEHWDQGQRPKLSPNKYQPVPSIRISKLEQDYFQVPRQSLFPQRQVETDTLITSEVLAKQCLESQEQPKQVSQSEVQQRDDKLIHKDSHALSKPLSQGKLLIIQDPKEVAEVSRATTFQTLDPQQRFSENKESIPSKLPERSSFQPLAAEHAFSSLPVAAESGKIQESFSTMNKSTVSVSHSVISQMQDKSLPTSENITAQLGNLKALQEQLDLQKEVLRSRQEAQERLLLYKQKELEGQTGLSVSLPLVSLESFATLPSARAESGRVQESSSTGDDTAVPSRHLGVPRLPDRLLSFSQPVLSQQDNFKFLQEQLNIQRDSLQARREAQEVSYVHKQGELGGQIWSEQTAPPSLPSQVAQHTFTSLPTAGTHSGKIQEQYLSESTKGLLSSQSENQKPQDGSLSFLQQFLPLHDSLKLLQEQVTTQRAAPQARQEARAELLLRRRRDLGDSKSAQMSSSLPTAVAPCLVASQTPAKTEPGRIQNFYLSGKESVTPSSHPVIPAFQDELRSFPQYNLPRQENSTALQEQSHTQRVMLGAEQEAQEFIHKLHELEKTISSEQTGPSLSLPQVAESERFQEFMSIKSDGTVPLSHSKIPRFQEGLLGFPQPTRPLQGRLEEHQEWLDTEKAALHFSQKTQGNVSSVQTDSSFGPQLGQPSFTSLPSAESGTTQEPPSTESDGKTLSSHLQIPQLQDRLLRISQLIRPQQDNLKALGERLATQREAIVQSRQEAQEDLLLHQQSEWKQRISPEQVGSSSFLSPVVQHSFASLPLSESGRTQEPCSTKSDNTASSRHSGIPGLPDRLLGLSQPVLPQQDHLIGLQQEHLYAQRNSLPCGEKTQKELVLPGQYKFEEELSSEHLVQPHHGDLKVLQEQLEIQRIAIRSRQEAQEELLSQRLSKLEKRVSSEQIGSSLLSQVALPVADSERIQKPLATRSDSTVPSSHPEIPTSQDRLPSSSQPVVPPQNILTAQLDLQREVVHSNEKDQEEQLLNKQTKLTESESSEHAIPSLFLPIEREDSFIPLPFAEVKSKNNGELYSSRSEHAAPSSNSVIPRFQDRLVWFSQPVLTQQDNLGLQKQLDLQKKVLHYSQRAQEELLVQRQTTLQQQIQKHQETLKDFFNCSQISKPTPESGVETQKLREWLPHRQDLAGDDQEGVSPASRGNSGDNQWLSEESGAKQSGEHLDKELGRRSSKPPVAKVKCGLDLNQHELSAIPEVESPASGRTSILGKPDFYPDRDPLRVSISREQSFVGSPLNCDAFGFLYPVAQENICGDDSKEAVKVKEAVAENHAVLSHAVEEEHTCLSPAVEPDHAETEEIYHEPLSSVTISTGSFLSYENTDLSLTDPGSFSEPVDPREQESTTGKEDERDILSSMLPSSQVLCQRQDSREIHQPLLPAVEKFTPVDLDFPELEHTFPNLHRQLFKPLEPHPDFDISSSYSGISQDSRDFYQNSDSSCESHHAVGASRSTVSFTALRTGLKSSNTSLNQQPDPHLAHAATQIFATEKTEGSEQSFQQLLPEFSSQEGSQHVDLPSIFSIEARDSYQGMENQNYSEQTEIQNKKKSVHFHLCVGSLQSSVFSSSDEANVFHPLSLQYSTPCGSTSSECSIRAQPEGRKERLGFEELSERGLDGEKNETHGVLNSHMEEMDSQSCTRTVEMGTSVQAPYSVQNEKYFEYSAKAETPKISRNLSQLAQSELFLSSGSLQSSIPMWETESGHGIMEEPELTLVSTSDISIAEMDFANLTLEENKGNEAKSSSQVSEFLPLVSETETLGCPDVSEHGTEEPVIMSAEASPKIIALPGSLQEAFIKRKKSFMERSSQRQKEIKNKIRIPENSQIRIVEEKPTGSSVSRLKGVNKVKVRVSLPEDRKTAQALMHQRTLRSYNQLAEVKKQREEKAKQDAYAQNRARAKEFHKKTLEKLRAKNTC from the exons AACATTGAACTAAAAAGAACTTCTAATGTGAAAACCGGTAGATCCACCTATCATCATCTTTGTGCTTTTGTGAATAGAGAGATGGACACACAGCAG CCAGATCCTCATTTGGCTGCTGAAGAAGAAGCTAAAAGATCGGAAGAACGACAAAAACAAGCAGCACAGGAGAGAGTGGAACAGTGTGAGAAGGCACACGTACGGGGTTTCCAAGCAATGAAAAAGATCCATTTGGCTCAA ACTCAGGAGAAGCTAATGAAAGAACTCAGACAGCTCCAGCAAGAGGACCTGGCACGGAGGAGGCAGACGGTAGCGCGGATGCCGCCGCAGCTGGTTGAGCTTCCGCACAAACGCAGTGAAATGAAGGAAGACTGGCAGAGAGAACTGGAATTTGCCTTTGAAGACATGTACAATGCAGACAGGA TGAAAGGAAACCTGATTTTGCACCTCGAACCAGAACCTTTGCCCACTGTGACTGATAAGATCCAAGACGAAGAACTGGACCTTTCAATGGAACAAGAAAGCCTAGGAGAAACTGAAAACATTCCAGTGACAGAAGCCGAAACAATATGTTCTATTGAAGCAGACG ttccCCTGGCAATAAAGACCCACCAGGTCCcttcaaaaattctttttaaaaaattattaaataggaTCCGAAGCCAAAAATCTCTCTGGACAATTAAATCCACATCTGAGGATGAAAGTGAAGTGATTACAACTCTTAGTGAAACTGAGAGTAAAGCACCCACAGTCGAATCAGGAGCAACTGTTAGCGAAGAGAGAACATCATCCTCTGGGCAGGACCAAG TTGCTGAAAGTGATACTTTAACAGTTGACTCCGGACCAATTACTAGTGAAGAGAAACCGCTTTCATTGGATACAGACTCTGAAAAGGAACaag AAATAAAGGAGGCTCAGCCTATCACAGCTGTAGCTCAGAGTTCAGTTCTACTGCATCCTCAAGAAGAAGCAGCCAAAATTAGAATGGCAGCAAGGCAGAAACAG ATAATGGAAATAGAAGAGCAGAAGCAAAAGCAGTTGGAATTACTTGAACAAATTGAACAACAGAAGTTACGATTAGAAACTGATTGCTTCAAGGCTcagctggaagaagaaaaaaggacaagaacGCAGCAGACTGGG GTTGGCACTGCTCCAGCACCATGCACTGTAACTTCTGATGAAGATAATCATAGGCAGATGATTCGTAACTATCAACAGCAGCTTTTACAGCAGAACAG gtttcACAGACAGTCTGTTGAAACAGCCAGGAAACGATTACTCGAATATCAGACTATGTTAAAAGGAAAGTACTCCTCCGGGTTAGCCACTTCATTGATACCTGAATCTGTGATATCAGTACTACCACAGAACTCTGAAAGACCCACTGTTCTGTCAGAGCATTGGGATCAAGGTCAGAGACCCAAGTTGAGCCCTAACAAATACCAACCTGTACCATCCATACGGATCTCCAAATTAGAGCAAGATTATTTTCAGGTTCCAAGACAAAGTCTCTTTCCACAAAGGCAGGTAGAAACAGACACATTAATCACTTCAGAAGTTTTGGCCAAGCAGTGTTTGGAATCACAGGAACAGCCTAAGCAAGTCTCACAGAGTGAAGTACAACAGAGAGACGATAAATTGATTCATAAAGACTCTCATGCACTTTCAAAGCCTTTGTCACAGGGTAAGCTGCTAATAATACAGGATCCTAAAGAAGTAGCCGAAGTATCTAGGGCAACAACTTTTCAAACTTTAGATCCCCAGCAAAGGTTCTCAGAGAACAAGGAAAGTATACCCTCCAAGCTACCTGAACGTTCTTCATTCCAGCCACTGGCAGCTGAGCATGCTTTTAGTTCTCTTCCTGTTGCAGCTGAATCTGGAAAAATCCAGGAATCCTTTTCAACCATGAACAAAAGTACAGTTTCTGTTAGTCATTCTGTAATCAGCCAAATGCAGGATAAATCTTTGCCAACCTCAGAGAATATCACAGCCCAGCTGGGTAATTTGAAGGCTCTCCAAGAACAGTTAGACCTGCAGAAGGAAGTTCTTCGGTCAAGACAGGAAGCTCAGGAACGACTGCTTTTGTACAAACAGAAAGAATTGGAAGGACAAACtggcctctctgtctcccttccaTTAGTATCTCTGGAGTCATTTGCTACACTGCCTTCTGCCAGAGCTGAATCGGGAAGAGTCCAGGAATCTTCTTCAACCGGGGATGACACTGCAGTTCCCTCACGCCATCTTGGGGTCCCACGACTTCCAGATAGGCTTTTAAGTTTTTCACAGCCCGTCTTATCACAGCAAGATAATTTTAAGTTTCTCCAAGAACAGTTAAATATTCAGAGGGACAGCCTTCAAGCCAGGCGAGAAGCCCAGGAAGTATCATATGTACATAAACAGGGGGAATTGGGTGGACAAATATGGTCTGAACAGACTGcacccccttctctcccttctcaggTAGCTCAGCATACATTTACTTCACTACCTACAGCTGGCACTCATTCCGGAAAGATCCAGGAGCAGTATTTATCGGAGAGTACGAAGGGACTTCTCTCAAGCCAGTCTGAAAACCAAAAACCTCAGGATGGGTCCTTGAGTTTCCTACAGCAGTTCCTACCTTTGCATGATAGTTTGAAGTTGCTCCAAGAACAGGTGACCACACAGAGGGCTGCTCCTCAGGCCAGGCAGGAAGCCCGGGCAGAGTTGCTTTTGCGTAGACGAAGGGATTTGGGAGACAGTAAGTCTGCGCAAATGAGTTCTTCACTCCCAACAGCGGTTGCTCCGTGTTTAGTTGCTTCACAAACTCCTGCTAAAACTGAGCCTGGAAGAATTCAGAACTTTTATTTATCTGGAAAGGAGAGTGTTACTCCCTCCAGTCACCCGGTAATCCCAGCATTTCAGGATGAGCTTCGTAGTTTTCCACAGTATAACCTGCCACGGCAAGAAAATTCGACAGCACTTCAAGAACAGTCGCACACACAGAGGGTAATGCTTGGCGCTGAACAAGAAGCTCAGGAATTCATACACAAACTACATGAATTAGAAAAAACAATTTCTTCTGAACAGACTGGCCCCTCTTTATCCCTGCCCCAGGTAGCCGAGTCTGAAAGATTCCAGGAGTTTATGTCAATCAAGAGTGACGGTACAGTTCCCTTAAGCCATTCTAAGATCCCAAGATTTCAGGAAGGACTTCTGGGATTTCCACAACCTACACGACCTCTGCAAGGTAGGTTGGAGGAACACCAAGAATGGCTGGACACAGAGAAGGCGGCCCTTCATTTTAGCCAGAAAACCCAAGGAAATGTGTCTTCGGTACAAACCGACTCCTCATTCGGACCCCAGTTAGGACAGCCTTCATTTACTTCGTTACCTTCTGCTGAATCTGGTACGACCCAGGAGCCTCCTTCAACAGAGAGTGATGGTAAAACTCTTTCAAGCCATCTTCAGATCCCACAATTGCAGGATAGGCTTTTGAGGATATCACAGCTTATTCGGCCTCAACAAGATAATCTGAAGGCGCTTGGAGAAAGGTTAGCTACACAGAGAGAAGCTATCGTTCAATCTAGACAGGAAGCTCAGGAAGATTTACTTTTGCACCAGCAGAGTGAGTGGAAGCAAAGAATATCTCCTGAGCAGGTTGGCTCCTCTTCCTTCCTATCCCCAGTTGTACAGCATTCATTTGCTTCATTGCCTCTTAGTGAATCTGGAAGAACCCAAGAACCTTGTTCAACTAAGAGTGATAATACAGCTTCCTCCAGACATTCTGGGATACCAGGATTGCCTGACAGGCTTTTAGGTTTATCTCAGCCTGTCTTACCTCAACAAGATCACTTGATTGGACTTCAGCAAGAACACTTGTATGCACAAAGAAATTCCCTTCCGTGTGgggagaaaacccagaaagaatTGGTTTTGCCCGGACAATATAAATTTGAGGAAGAGTTATCCTCTGAGCATTTAGTCCAGCCTCACCATGGTGATTTGAAAGTACTTCAAGAGCagttagaaatacaaaggatagCCATTCGATCTAGACAGGAAGCCCAAGAAGAATTACTTTCGCAAAGACTAAGTAAACTGGAGAAAAGGGTATCATCGGAGCAGATTGGCTCTTCATTGTTATCCCAGGTAGCACTGCCTGTGGCTGACTCTGAAAGAATCCAGAAGCCTCTTGCAACCAGAAGTGATAGTACTGTTCCCTCAAGTCATCCTGAGATCCCAACATCCCAGGACAGACTTCCAAGTTCATCACAGCCTGTTGTGCCTCCGCAGAATATTTTGACAGCACAGTTGGACTTACAGAGGGAAGTGGTGCATTCTAATGAGAAGGACCAGGAAGAACAgctgttaaacaaacaaacaaaattgacTGAAAGTGAATCTTCTGAGCATGCTATTCCCTCTTTGTTTTTACCCATAGAAAGAGAGGATTCATTTATTCCACTGCCTTTTGCTGAAGTTAAATCTAAAAACAATGGTGAATTGTATTCATCTAGGAGTGAACATGCAGCTCCTTCAAGCAATTCTGTGATccccagatttcaagatagacTTGTGTGGTTTTCACAACCTGTCTTAACTCAGCAGGATAACCTAGGACTTCAGAAGCAGTTGGATCTGCAGAAGAAAGTTCTGCATTATAGCCAAAGAGCCCAAGAAGAATTGCTTGTACAGAGACAGACAACATTGCAGCAGCAGATACAGAAACATCAAGAGACTTTGAAGGATTTCTTTAACTGTAGTCAG ATAAGTAAGCCCACGCCTGAAAGTGGTGTAGAAACTCAGAAGCTCAGAGAGTGGCTTCCTCATCGCCAGGACCTAGCAGGAGATGATCAGGAAGGCGTTAGTCCTGCAAGTAGGGGCAACTCTGGTGATAATCAGTGGCTTTCAGAAGAGAGTGGCGCCAAGCAAAGTG GCGAGCACCTGGACAAAGAACTGGGCAGGAGATCCTCAAAGCCACCTGTAGCAAAAGTGAAATGTGGATTGGACTTGAACCAACATGAACTCAGTGCTATACCAGAGGTAGAGTcaccagcaagtggcagaacttCTATACTAG GTAAACCAGATTTTTATCCAGACAGGGACCCCCTAAGGGTCTCAATAAGCCGAGAACAAAGTTTTGTTGGGAGCCCCCTGAACTGTGATGCATTTGGATTTCTCTACCCCGTTGCCCAGGAGAACATCTGTGGTGATGACTCCAAGGAAGCAG TGAAGGTCAAGGAGGCTGTGGCTGAGAATCATGCCGTATTAAGCCATGCTGTGGAGGAAGAACATACATGTCTGAGTCCAGCTGTGGAGCCAGATCAC GCTGAAACAGAAGAGATTTATCATGAGCCATTATCATCAGTAACTATTTCTACTGGGAGCTTTTTAAGTTATGAAAACACAGATCTGAGCCTTACAGATCCAG GGTCATTTTCAGAGCCTGTGGACCCCAGGGAACAAGAATCTACCACCGGTAAAGAAGACGAAAGAGATATTTTAAGTTCTATGCTTCCTTCATCACAAGTTCTTTGTCAAAGGCAGGACTCTCGGGAAATTCATCAGCCTCTGTTGCCTGCAGTGGAAAAGTTTACACCTG TTGACCTTGACTTTCCAGAATTGGAACACACTTTTCCAAATTTGCATCGTCAGCTGTTTAAACCGTTAGAACCACATCCAGATTTTGATATATCATCATCATACTCTGGGATTTCTCAAGACAGCAGAGACTTTTACCAG AACTCAGATTCTTCCTGTGAAAGCCACCATGCTGTTGGAGCATCCAGAAGTACTGTTTCCTTTACAGCACTGAGAACTGGCCTGAAATCTTCTAACACAAGCCTGAACCAGCAACCGGACCCTCATTTGGCTCATGCTGCAACTCAGATATTTGCTACAGAAAAGACTGAGG GATCTGAACAATCTTTTCAACAGCTTCTGCCAGAATTTTCTTCCCAGGAGGGGAGCCAGCATGTTGATCTACCAAGTATTTTTAGCATCGAAGCAAGAGATTCTTACCAAGGCATGGAAAATCAGAACTACTCCGAACAGactgaaatacaaaataagaaaaaaagtgttcATTTCCACCTCTGTGTAGGAAGTTTACAGAGTTCAGTCTTCAGTTCATCTGATGAGGCTAACGTATTTCATCCCTTAAGTCTACAGTATAGCACTCCCTGTGGGTCTACCTCTAGTGAGTGCTCAATAAGAGCCCAAccagaaggcagaaaagaaagactGGGTTTCGAAGAATTATCAGAAAGAGGACTcgatggagaaaaaaatgaaacccatGGGGTTTTAAATTCACATATGGAGGAAATGGATTCTCAATCCTGCACCAGAACAGTGGAGATGGGAACTTCAGTTCAGGCACCATATTCTgttcagaatgaaaaatattttgagtattcAGCTAAGGCAGAAACTCCAAAAATCTCAAGAAACCTTTCTCAACTAGCACAATCAGAGCTGTTTTTAAGTTCTGGATCATTACAGAGCTCTATTCCAATGTGG GAGACAGAGTCTGGCCATGGTATAATGGAAGAACCAGAGCTTACATTAGTAAGCACTAGTGATATCAGTATTGCTGAAATGGATTTTGCAAATCTAAccctagaagaaaataaaggaaatgaggCAAAAAGCAGTTCTCAG GTGAGTGAATTTCTGCCTCTTGTATCAGAAACCGAAACCTTGGGTTGTCCAGATGTATCCGAACACGGCACGGAGGAGCCAGTGATCATGTCTGCAG aagccTCTCCAAAGATTATAGCTCTACCTGGGAGCTTACAAGAAGCatttataaagaggaaaaaatcattTATGGAGAGATCCTCccagagacaaaaagaaataaagaataaaattcgTATTCCTGAAAATTCTCAAATCAGGATAGTTGAGGAGAAACCTACAG GCTCATCTGTGAGTCGCCTGAAGGGTGTGAATAAGGTTAAGGTTAGAGTGTCACTTCCTGAAGACAGAAAGACTGCGCAAGCCCTCATGCATCAAAGGACCCTAAG ATCATACAATCAATTAGCTGAAGTcaaaaagcaaagggaagagaaagcaaagcaaGATGCATATGCCCAAAACAGAGCAAGGGCAAAAGAATTTCATAAG AAAACACTAGAGAAACTTCGAGCCAAAAATACATGCTGA